From a region of the uncultured Draconibacterium sp. genome:
- a CDS encoding rhodanese-related sulfurtransferase yields MFLYNRVNKEELKKRLAEETFQRKTISFYRYHILEDPQEFRDELFRDWFPLDCFGRIYVAREGINAQMSVPEHHWEAFVESLKKHEILQDIPIKYAIEDDGKSFYKLTIKVRPKLVADGLDDDAYDVTNVGQHLSGVEFHNYIGQEDTVVVDMRNYYESEIGHFEGAICPEADTFREELEIVTDLLEDKKDKKVLLYCTGGIRCEKASAYLKHQGFSDVNQLHGGILEYARQIQTAKLNSKFIGKNFVFDERLGESVNGEIISKCHQCGKPCDSHTNCDNHGCHILFIQCPECADKYHGCCTPECADEKMQGTGRPSDLRIGFGNSRKFRKSLSLMQLEQQK; encoded by the coding sequence ATGTTTTTATACAACCGGGTAAATAAGGAAGAACTAAAAAAAAGACTTGCTGAAGAGACTTTTCAGCGTAAAACGATTTCGTTTTATCGATATCATATTCTTGAAGATCCGCAAGAATTCAGAGACGAGCTTTTCCGCGACTGGTTTCCGCTGGATTGTTTCGGCCGAATTTATGTAGCCCGCGAAGGAATTAATGCACAAATGAGTGTCCCCGAACACCACTGGGAAGCTTTTGTGGAGTCCTTGAAAAAACATGAAATTCTGCAAGACATCCCCATTAAATATGCCATTGAAGACGATGGAAAATCGTTTTACAAATTAACCATTAAGGTGCGCCCAAAACTGGTTGCCGATGGTTTAGACGACGATGCTTACGACGTTACCAACGTAGGACAACACTTATCGGGAGTTGAATTCCATAATTATATCGGACAGGAAGACACGGTTGTTGTTGACATGCGAAACTACTACGAAAGCGAGATCGGACATTTTGAAGGCGCCATTTGCCCTGAAGCTGATACTTTCCGCGAAGAACTGGAGATTGTTACCGATCTGCTGGAAGACAAAAAAGATAAAAAAGTGCTGTTGTACTGTACCGGCGGAATTCGCTGCGAAAAAGCAAGTGCTTACCTGAAACACCAGGGCTTTAGCGATGTGAACCAGTTGCACGGCGGGATTCTGGAATATGCCCGACAGATTCAAACAGCTAAGCTCAACTCAAAATTTATTGGAAAAAACTTTGTTTTTGACGAACGTTTGGGCGAAAGTGTAAATGGCGAAATTATTTCAAAGTGCCATCAGTGCGGCAAACCTTGCGATTCGCATACCAACTGCGATAATCACGGGTGTCATATATTGTTTATTCAATGCCCCGAATGTGCCGATAAATACCATGGGTGCTGCACTCCTGAATGTGCCGATGAAAAAATGCAGGGCACCGGCCGTCCATCCGATCTGCGTATTGGTTTTGGTAACAGCCGTAAGTTTCGAAAAAGCCTTTCGTTAATGCAACTCGAGCAACAGAAATAG
- a CDS encoding TlpA disulfide reductase family protein — translation MKKLTIFILLAFFALNNYAQDEFTLVKEGDTAPDFSITMEDGSVKKLSDMKGKVVWINFFANWCPPCRKELPHLEKEVYQKLKQNKNFEVLVIGREHDWETVNKFKADNNYTLPFYPDTKRDIFSKYAKQNIPRNFIIDKDGKIAVASIGFKEDEFNKIIEKVHELLK, via the coding sequence ATGAAAAAACTGACGATATTTATTTTACTGGCGTTTTTCGCGCTAAACAATTATGCGCAAGACGAATTCACCCTGGTAAAAGAAGGTGACACTGCCCCCGACTTCTCCATTACGATGGAAGATGGTTCGGTAAAAAAACTTTCAGATATGAAAGGCAAAGTAGTGTGGATTAACTTTTTTGCCAACTGGTGCCCGCCATGCCGCAAAGAGTTGCCTCATCTGGAAAAGGAAGTGTACCAAAAACTTAAGCAAAACAAAAACTTCGAGGTACTGGTAATTGGTCGTGAACACGATTGGGAAACGGTAAATAAATTTAAAGCCGACAATAATTACACACTCCCCTTCTACCCTGATACCAAACGCGATATTTTTTCGAAATACGCCAAACAAAACATTCCGCGTAATTTCATTATCGATAAAGACGGAAAAATTGCAGTTGCTTCTATTGGCTTTAAAGAAGACGAATTCAACAAGATCATTGAAAAGGTGCATGAACTATTAAAATAG
- a CDS encoding phosphoribosylaminoimidazolesuccinocarboxamide synthase: MGNALTKTSFNFPGQKSHYKGKVRDVYNINDDFLVMVVSDRISAFDVVLPKGIPFKGQVLNQIAEKFLDATADIVPNWKIATPDPNVTVGHFCETFPVEMIVRGYLTGSSWRLYKNGGRDICGVPLPEGLKEHQAFPEPLLTPTTKAEQGAHDENISREEIIKQGLVSEEDYKELERISLALFKRGSEIAKEMGLILVDTKYEFGKKDGQIYLIDEIHTPDSSRYFYADGYQERFDKGENQKQLSKEFVREWLMENNFQGRDGDVLPEIPESFVNEVSERYIELYENITGDKFIKSDTSKIEDRIETAVTDFLMQHV, from the coding sequence ATGGGTAACGCACTTACAAAAACAAGTTTCAATTTTCCGGGACAAAAAAGCCACTACAAAGGTAAAGTTCGCGACGTATACAACATCAACGATGATTTTTTGGTGATGGTTGTTTCCGATCGTATTTCAGCATTCGATGTGGTATTGCCAAAAGGAATTCCTTTTAAAGGCCAGGTACTGAACCAGATTGCAGAGAAATTTCTGGACGCTACTGCTGATATTGTTCCGAACTGGAAAATAGCAACACCCGACCCAAACGTTACAGTGGGTCATTTTTGCGAAACTTTCCCGGTAGAAATGATCGTGCGTGGTTATTTAACCGGCAGTTCGTGGAGATTGTATAAAAACGGCGGTCGAGATATTTGTGGTGTTCCGCTTCCTGAAGGCTTGAAAGAGCACCAGGCTTTTCCTGAGCCGCTGTTAACGCCAACAACAAAAGCAGAACAAGGCGCTCACGACGAAAATATTTCGCGCGAAGAGATCATCAAACAAGGATTGGTTTCGGAAGAAGATTACAAAGAACTGGAACGTATTTCGCTGGCTCTTTTTAAACGCGGTAGCGAAATTGCCAAAGAAATGGGACTGATTTTGGTGGATACCAAATACGAGTTTGGTAAAAAAGACGGCCAGATTTACCTCATCGACGAAATTCACACACCCGATTCATCGCGTTATTTCTACGCCGATGGTTACCAGGAGCGTTTTGATAAAGGCGAAAACCAAAAGCAACTTTCAAAAGAATTTGTTCGCGAGTGGTTGATGGAGAACAACTTCCAGGGCCGCGATGGCGATGTACTTCCTGAAATCCCGGAATCGTTTGTTAACGAGGTATCAGAAAGATACATTGAATTGTATGAAAATATCACCGGCGATAAATTCATAAAATCGGATACTTCTAAAATTGAAGACAGAATTGAAACTGCCGTTACTGATTTTTTGATGCAACACGTATAA
- a CDS encoding PhoH family protein, which yields MDKQILLEGIDLLEFFGVNNSKIELIKRLFPKIKITARGHVLFVQGEPKEIKAFEKKFALILDHYYQYNMLSEEIIHELLDSGVSSLEENGSSEPDIIVFGNSGKPVRARTPNQRRLVESNSKSDLIFAIGPAGTGKTYTAIALAVRALKNKEIKKIILSRPAVEAGENLGFLPGDLKDKIDPYLQPLYDALQDMIPPKKLEEFLKDGVIQIAPLAFMRGRTLSNAYVILDEAQNTTVNQLKMFLTRMGLNAKFIITGDVTQIDLPRKSNSGLIQALRILKGIKNISTIYFDKKDIVRHKLVRDIVEAYDKHAEEKTVIKTESKENSDQ from the coding sequence TTGGATAAACAAATTTTACTGGAAGGAATTGATCTCCTTGAGTTTTTTGGAGTTAACAATTCGAAAATTGAACTGATAAAAAGGCTTTTCCCAAAAATTAAAATCACTGCACGGGGCCACGTCTTGTTCGTTCAGGGAGAACCAAAGGAAATAAAAGCTTTTGAGAAAAAGTTCGCCCTCATTCTTGATCATTATTATCAGTACAATATGCTCTCGGAAGAAATTATTCACGAGCTATTGGATTCGGGTGTTTCATCGCTTGAAGAAAACGGAAGCAGCGAACCCGATATTATTGTTTTTGGCAACAGTGGAAAACCTGTTCGTGCACGCACGCCTAATCAGCGACGACTGGTAGAGAGCAACAGCAAAAGCGATCTTATTTTTGCCATCGGGCCTGCCGGTACCGGAAAAACCTATACTGCTATCGCACTGGCTGTTCGGGCATTAAAAAACAAGGAGATCAAAAAAATCATTCTTAGCCGCCCGGCTGTTGAAGCAGGTGAAAATCTGGGATTTCTTCCCGGTGATTTAAAAGACAAAATCGATCCGTATTTGCAACCGCTTTACGATGCTTTGCAGGATATGATTCCGCCGAAAAAACTAGAGGAATTTTTAAAAGACGGCGTGATACAAATTGCTCCACTGGCTTTTATGCGCGGACGAACATTGAGCAATGCTTATGTTATTCTTGATGAAGCACAAAACACCACCGTTAACCAGCTAAAAATGTTTTTAACCCGGATGGGACTAAACGCCAAGTTTATTATTACCGGCGATGTTACGCAAATCGACCTTCCGAGAAAAAGTAATTCGGGATTGATACAGGCATTACGCATTTTAAAAGGCATAAAAAATATTTCAACCATATATTTCGACAAGAAAGATATTGTACGCCACAAGCTGGTGCGCGATATTGTTGAAGCATACGATAAACATGCTGAAGAAAAAACAGTAATTAAAACTGAATCAAAAGAAAACAGTGACCAGTAA
- a CDS encoding PspC domain-containing protein produces the protein MILGVSEWLSGKLGWDVKMIRIAFVVGVLFAGVGLGLYLILWIVKMFSK, from the coding sequence ATGATTTTAGGAGTATCAGAATGGCTCAGCGGCAAATTAGGCTGGGATGTAAAAATGATTAGAATTGCATTTGTTGTTGGTGTTCTATTCGCCGGCGTTGGTTTGGGTCTTTACCTTATTCTTTGGATCGTTAAAATGTTCTCGAAATAA